A window from Heteronotia binoei isolate CCM8104 ecotype False Entrance Well chromosome 15, APGP_CSIRO_Hbin_v1, whole genome shotgun sequence encodes these proteins:
- the TNNI3 gene encoding troponin I, cardiac muscle has translation MTYEEEEEEEYVEEETEETAAEAEPEPEPQPPVPQPPKPVARPPPPAAAPPPLRRKSSANYRAYAVEPHDKRKSKITASRKLQLKSLMLQVAKQEMEREEEEGAREKERYLAEHCTPLEWTGLDLAGLQEMCQELHARIDKVDEERYDMEVRVNKNINEIQDLNQKIFDLRGKFKRPNLRRVRLSADAMMQALLGSKHKVSMDLRANLKQVKKDDSEKENREVGDWRKNIDALSGMEGRKKKFEASPAGQA, from the exons ATGACT tatgaggaagaggaggaagaagaatatGTGGAGGAGGAAACGGAAGAAACTGCAGCTGAGGCAGAACCAGAACCGGAACCTCAGCCTCCCGTCCCACAGCCCCCCAAGCCTGTGGCTCGGCCTCCTCccccagctgctgctcctccccctCTCCGCCGAAAATCTTCAGCTAACTATCGAGCCTATGCTGTGGAGCCACATGACAAG AGAAAATCCAAGATTACGGCTTCTCGGAAACTGCAGCTCAAG TCACTGATGCTCCAGGTGGCAAAGCAGGAAatggaaagggaagaagaagagggggcACGGGAGAAAGAGCGATACCTTGCAGAGCACTGCACTCCCCTAGAATGGACAGGTCTGGATCTCGCAGGCCTGCAG GAGATGTGCCAAGAGCTCCATGCGCGAATCGACAAGGTGGATGAGGAGCGCTATGACATGGAGGTCCGAGTCAACAAGAACATCAACGAG ATCCAAGATCTGAACCAGAAGATCTTCGACCTACGAGGCAAGTTTAAACGCCCAAATCTTCGCCGCGTGCGTCTCTCTGCTGACGCCATGATGCAGGCCCTGCTGGGCTCCAAGCACAAGGTCTCCATGGATCTGCGGGCCAACCTGAAGCAGGTCAAGAAAGACGACAGTGAGAAG GAGAATCGGGAGGTGGGTGACTGGAGGAAGAACATTGATGCCCTGAGTGGCATGGAGGGGCGCAAGAAGAAATTTGAGGCCTCACCTGCAGGGCAAGCCTGA